From Pelmatolapia mariae isolate MD_Pm_ZW linkage group LG1, Pm_UMD_F_2, whole genome shotgun sequence, one genomic window encodes:
- the nptnb gene encoding neuroplastin b isoform X1, translating to MHRNAVMLAVVLLGNLMLPFISAQNAGFVKSPLSETKLTGDTFELYCEVVGYPTPEIQWWYAEVNRADSFKQLWDGARKRRVSINTAYGTNGVSVLGITRLTLEDSGTYECRASNDPRRNDLRQNPAITWIRAQATISVLQKPKINASDQTILTADTSSKQVILQCNLTTAHTRHKESFWMKNGQDIPNTRTENKDTIYRINKPRADDSGEYMCVYTFDTAPNANATIEVKAKPDITGHKRSENKNEGENATLYCRSVGYPHPTWTWRKMDGKSPMELDNSTGRIFITNRDNYTELNILNLDINTDPGIYECNATNAIGNTAQTTILRVRSHLAPLWPFLGVLAEIIILVVIIVVYEKRKRPDDIIDDDEPVGQMKTNSTNNHKDKNIRQRNTK from the exons CTGGGTTTGTCAAGTCTCCACTCTCAGAGACTAAGCTTACAGGAGACACCTTTGAGCTGTACTGCGAGGTGGTCGGTTACCCCACTCCAGAGATCCAGTGGTGGTATGCTGAGGTCAACCGAGCTGACTCCTTCAAGCAGCTGTGGGACGGAGCCCGCAAACGTCGGGTATCTATCAACACAGCCTACGGCACCAATGGAGTCAGTGTGCTCGGTATCACACGCCTCACACTGGAGGACTCTGGGACCTATGAATGTCGGGCAAGCAACGACCCCAGGCGCAATGACCTCCGACAAAACCCAGCCATCACTTGGATCCGCGCCCAGGCCACCATTTCGGTGCTACAGA AACCAAAGATCAATGCCTCTGATCAGACCATCTTAACAGCAGACACCTCTAGTAAACAAGTTATCCTGCAGTGTAACCTCACCACTGCCCATACACGCCACAAGGAAAGCTTCTGGATGAAAAATGGACAGGATATCCCCAACACACGGACGGAAAACAAGGACACAATATACAG AATCAACAAGCCACGTGCTGACGATTCTGGGGAATACATGTGTGTTTACACATTTGACACGGCACCAAATGCCAACGCTACGATTGAAGTAAAAG CAAAACCGGATATCACTGGCCACAAGcgaagtgaaaacaaaaatgagggGGAGAATGCAACGCTTTACTGCAGGTCTGTCGGTTACCCACATCCCACCTGGACATGGCGTAAGATGGATGGAAAATCCCCAAtg GAGCTTGACAACTCGACTGGGCGAATCTTCATCACCAATAGAGACAATTACACAGAGCTCAACATACTAAACCTGGATATTAACACGGATCCTGGAATATATGAATGCAATGCCACTAATGCAATTGGAAATACTGCTCAGACTACAATTCTTCGAGTCCGCAGCCATCTTGCACCGCTTTGGCCTTTTCTGGGTGTTCTGGCAGAAATTATAATCCTAGTAGTCATCATCGTTGTGTATGAGAAACGCAAGAGGCCAGACGACATCATCGATG ATGATGAACCAGTTGGGCAAAT GAAAACAAATTCAACAAACAACCACAAGGACAAAAACATTCGCCAGAGGAATACGAAATAA
- the nptnb gene encoding neuroplastin b isoform X2 → MHRNAVMLAVVLLGNLMLPFISAQNEPKINASDQTILTADTSSKQVILQCNLTTAHTRHKESFWMKNGQDIPNTRTENKDTIYRINKPRADDSGEYMCVYTFDTAPNANATIEVKAKPDITGHKRSENKNEGENATLYCRSVGYPHPTWTWRKMDGKSPMELDNSTGRIFITNRDNYTELNILNLDINTDPGIYECNATNAIGNTAQTTILRVRSHLAPLWPFLGVLAEIIILVVIIVVYEKRKRPDDIIDDDEPVGQMKTNSTNNHKDKNIRQRNTK, encoded by the exons AACCAAAGATCAATGCCTCTGATCAGACCATCTTAACAGCAGACACCTCTAGTAAACAAGTTATCCTGCAGTGTAACCTCACCACTGCCCATACACGCCACAAGGAAAGCTTCTGGATGAAAAATGGACAGGATATCCCCAACACACGGACGGAAAACAAGGACACAATATACAG AATCAACAAGCCACGTGCTGACGATTCTGGGGAATACATGTGTGTTTACACATTTGACACGGCACCAAATGCCAACGCTACGATTGAAGTAAAAG CAAAACCGGATATCACTGGCCACAAGcgaagtgaaaacaaaaatgagggGGAGAATGCAACGCTTTACTGCAGGTCTGTCGGTTACCCACATCCCACCTGGACATGGCGTAAGATGGATGGAAAATCCCCAAtg GAGCTTGACAACTCGACTGGGCGAATCTTCATCACCAATAGAGACAATTACACAGAGCTCAACATACTAAACCTGGATATTAACACGGATCCTGGAATATATGAATGCAATGCCACTAATGCAATTGGAAATACTGCTCAGACTACAATTCTTCGAGTCCGCAGCCATCTTGCACCGCTTTGGCCTTTTCTGGGTGTTCTGGCAGAAATTATAATCCTAGTAGTCATCATCGTTGTGTATGAGAAACGCAAGAGGCCAGACGACATCATCGATG ATGATGAACCAGTTGGGCAAAT GAAAACAAATTCAACAAACAACCACAAGGACAAAAACATTCGCCAGAGGAATACGAAATAA